Proteins from a single region of Desulfolutivibrio sulfoxidireducens:
- a CDS encoding flavodoxin translates to MAKALVVFGSTTGNTESVAEYVAKTLEDAGMAVDVKSAAKVSAPGLGDGYDLVLLGSSTWGDDEVELQEDFQPLYEELDKANLSGKKVAVFGCGDSSYTHFCGAVDAIAEKVEQLGADVVAAPLKIDGSPEKDEAVSWAREVIKNAA, encoded by the coding sequence ATGGCAAAAGCACTCGTGGTTTTCGGTTCCACCACCGGCAATACGGAATCCGTGGCCGAATACGTGGCCAAGACGCTTGAAGACGCGGGCATGGCCGTGGACGTCAAAAGCGCCGCCAAGGTCTCGGCCCCGGGCCTTGGCGACGGGTATGACCTGGTTCTTCTGGGCAGCTCCACCTGGGGCGACGACGAGGTCGAACTGCAAGAGGACTTCCAGCCCCTGTACGAGGAACTGGACAAGGCCAACCTCTCGGGCAAGAAGGTGGCCGTCTTCGGGTGCGGCGACTCCAGCTACACCCACTTTTGCGGGGCTGTGGACGCCATCGCGGAAAAGGTCGAGCAGCTCGGGGCCGATGTGGTGGCCGCGCCGCTGAAAATCGACGGCAGCCCGGAAAAGGACGAGGCCGTGTCCTGGGCCAGGGAGGTCATCAAGAACGCGGCCTGA
- a CDS encoding cytidylyltransferase domain-containing protein, with protein sequence MKNTSPEKRSPWGSRPPRVVALVPMRHDSERVPGKNHRDFAGAPLYHHILRSLLECGRVTRVVVDTDSPLIRADAARRFPDVVCIERPAALCGGEVSMNRILLHDVSLFEADFYIQTHSTNPLLRPRTIARAVDAFMAAYPGHDSLFGVTVLRSRLWDAAGRPLNHDPDVLARTQDLPPVYEDNSNLYIFTAAGLRRGGNRIGERPLFFEIPRQEALDIDEECDFRLAELAYHATRDQGGTT encoded by the coding sequence ATGAAAAACACATCGCCTGAAAAGCGATCTCCCTGGGGCTCGCGCCCGCCGCGCGTCGTGGCCCTGGTGCCCATGCGCCACGACAGCGAGCGGGTTCCGGGGAAAAACCACCGGGATTTCGCCGGCGCGCCCCTGTATCACCACATCCTGCGCAGTCTTCTGGAATGCGGCCGGGTGACGCGCGTGGTGGTGGACACGGACAGCCCGCTCATCCGGGCCGACGCGGCCAGGCGCTTTCCGGACGTGGTCTGCATCGAGCGCCCGGCCGCACTGTGCGGCGGCGAGGTGTCCATGAACCGCATCCTCTTGCACGACGTCTCGCTTTTTGAGGCTGACTTCTACATCCAGACCCACAGCACCAATCCCCTGTTGCGGCCCCGGACCATCGCCCGGGCCGTGGACGCCTTCATGGCCGCCTACCCCGGCCATGACTCGCTTTTCGGGGTCACGGTCCTGCGCTCTCGCCTGTGGGACGCGGCCGGGCGGCCCTTGAACCACGATCCGGACGTGCTTGCGCGCACCCAGGATCTGCCCCCGGTGTACGAGGACAATTCCAACCTCTACATCTTCACGGCCGCCGGCCTGCGCCGCGGGGGAAACCGCATCGGGGAGCGGCCGCTTTTTTTCGAGATACCCCGCCAGGAGGCCCTGGACATCGACGAGGAGTGCGATTTCCGGCTGGCCGAGCTGGCCTACCACGCGACACGCGACCAAGGCGGAACGACATGA
- a CDS encoding sialidase family protein — MRTATFLVLLLALCLGATPPEASRAAPPAAPDAADLTEKAPDAGPSQARTRDIRDSPASDTALAAPEPSAYRGPLSGNMRVAIGDDLQHPWLFGLVHEETSGHLLAFVKNGHRHATSPGAPIDMLVSEDGGCTWADRHTVYSVPDHDLADACVSVMHGGRIGLFVFLRKKGSLRCDFVFSDDGGATWSVNTDVLSGARIFPYGPMLPYPAAVGGRDATGFAVYGYASSTGVHVATTTDNGDTWRLAGTTVTGGLGFSEASVVRVGDERKWLMFLRNDLDKHLYLSTSTDMTSWTPPRDTGIEAGRNPPYALYDAGRLHLYLFQRDFSATIGKENQLLVFEDDPETVFVTKTLSPKEPRVVATAPDRSLGYLRCCAIGRDYVWGFTAGEFEGSTEAGAPSVIVIGSTRPLPSAGPGYVARLADGRNLLRNPVFDLWTRGTDFPDLVTATRVADGFEVVPGASPVRVSREDIAPEMSRIFPFNPRHGMRIASPRADRVMVRQELKGERDVWLTADQTLSFQVWGIGTAPALRFFVTVDYGQGGAKAVTRSRPLVCRQAAGAVWMAEGTIQTPPLADKTIGRSPAVFLGVAGQGRDAPWDLILVGMKAELGPVTRFVAPDPDMDALLCSRFVQSVDLSAGMPLGMGMATGPASITGLFEFQDMAQAPRIHLADGAPGCLQAFPGPVPATGISFTPTGRHAARFDLAAPGGLSVGAAYLVRVAHDCRVTLLLDAE; from the coding sequence ATGCGCACGGCAACCTTCCTTGTTCTCCTGCTGGCCCTGTGTCTGGGCGCCACGCCCCCGGAGGCCTCCCGAGCGGCCCCGCCCGCAGCCCCGGACGCCGCCGACCTGACCGAAAAAGCGCCCGACGCCGGCCCCTCCCAGGCCCGGACGCGGGACATCCGGGACAGTCCCGCCAGCGACACAGCCCTCGCCGCCCCGGAGCCGTCCGCATATCGCGGTCCCCTTTCGGGAAACATGCGGGTCGCCATCGGCGACGATCTCCAGCACCCCTGGCTTTTCGGCCTGGTTCACGAGGAAACCTCCGGCCATCTCCTGGCGTTCGTGAAAAACGGCCACCGCCACGCCACCTCCCCGGGCGCGCCCATCGACATGCTCGTTTCCGAGGACGGCGGCTGCACCTGGGCCGACCGGCACACCGTCTACTCGGTCCCGGACCACGACCTGGCCGACGCCTGCGTGTCCGTGATGCACGGCGGCCGGATCGGCCTGTTCGTGTTCCTTCGCAAAAAAGGCTCACTACGCTGCGACTTCGTTTTTTCCGACGACGGCGGGGCCACCTGGTCCGTGAACACGGACGTCCTTTCCGGGGCCAGGATCTTTCCCTACGGCCCCATGCTGCCCTATCCGGCGGCCGTGGGCGGCCGCGACGCCACGGGGTTCGCCGTGTACGGGTACGCGTCGTCCACCGGGGTCCACGTGGCGACCACCACGGACAACGGCGACACCTGGCGGCTGGCCGGCACCACCGTCACCGGCGGGCTCGGCTTTTCCGAGGCCAGCGTGGTCAGGGTCGGCGACGAGCGCAAATGGCTGATGTTTTTGCGAAACGACCTCGACAAACACCTGTACCTGTCCACCTCCACGGACATGACCTCCTGGACACCGCCGCGCGACACCGGGATCGAGGCCGGCCGCAACCCGCCCTATGCGCTGTACGACGCGGGCAGGCTGCACCTCTACCTGTTCCAGCGCGATTTTTCCGCGACCATCGGGAAGGAGAACCAGCTCCTGGTCTTCGAGGACGACCCGGAAACGGTCTTCGTCACGAAGACCCTGTCCCCCAAAGAGCCCCGCGTCGTGGCCACCGCGCCGGACCGTTCCCTGGGCTACCTGCGCTGCTGCGCCATCGGACGGGACTATGTCTGGGGATTCACGGCCGGGGAATTCGAGGGCAGCACCGAGGCCGGCGCGCCGTCGGTGATCGTGATCGGCTCGACCCGCCCGCTTCCCTCGGCCGGCCCAGGGTATGTGGCACGCCTGGCGGATGGAAGGAACCTGCTGCGAAATCCGGTCTTCGACCTGTGGACCAGGGGAACGGACTTTCCCGATCTGGTCACGGCAACCCGGGTGGCCGACGGCTTCGAGGTCGTGCCCGGCGCGTCTCCCGTGCGCGTCTCCCGCGAGGACATCGCCCCGGAGATGTCCCGGATATTTCCCTTCAACCCGCGCCACGGGATGCGCATCGCCTCCCCCCGGGCCGACCGCGTGATGGTGCGGCAGGAACTCAAAGGGGAGCGGGACGTGTGGCTCACGGCGGACCAGACCCTGTCCTTCCAGGTCTGGGGCATCGGGACCGCCCCGGCCTTGCGGTTTTTCGTCACGGTCGACTACGGCCAGGGCGGCGCCAAGGCCGTCACCCGCTCCCGGCCCCTGGTCTGCCGACAGGCCGCCGGGGCCGTGTGGATGGCCGAGGGCACGATCCAGACGCCCCCGCTGGCCGACAAGACCATCGGCCGCTCCCCCGCCGTGTTCCTGGGCGTCGCCGGCCAGGGCCGGGACGCGCCCTGGGACCTGATTCTTGTGGGAATGAAGGCCGAACTCGGCCCGGTCACCCGGTTCGTCGCGCCGGACCCGGATATGGACGCGCTTTTGTGCTCCCGGTTCGTCCAGTCCGTGGACCTTTCGGCCGGCATGCCTCTGGGGATGGGCATGGCCACAGGCCCGGCATCGATAACAGGGCTTTTTGAGTTCCAGGACATGGCCCAGGCGCCGCGAATACATCTGGCCGACGGCGCCCCCGGATGCCTCCAGGCATTTCCCGGCCCGGTCCCGGCGACGGGCATCTCGTTCACCCCCACGGGACGACACGCGGCCCGCTTCGACCTTGCCGCGCCGGGCGGACTTTCGGTCGGCGCGGCCTATCTCGTCCGGGTCGCACACGACTGCCGCGTCACGCTGCTCCTCGACGCCGAGTGA
- a CDS encoding SDR family NAD(P)-dependent oxidoreductase, translated as MTRTALVTGAARGIGLACAALFRREGWRVYGADLDPPGEAGIFSDFWRVDLSRDEEAAGLASSLLEHESGLNCLVNNAALQVAKPLAETTSEEFFAVLATNLHTPFRLSVALLEALARSRGAIVNIASVHARATSRDIGAYAASKAGLVSLTRTMALEFAPLGVRANAVLPGAVDTDMLRRGLERDLFGPGRETDPVRELAGRHPLGRIGTPLDIARAVVFLADPEKSSFVTGQGLAVDGGCLAALSTESAVGS; from the coding sequence ATGACCCGGACGGCCCTGGTCACCGGCGCGGCCCGGGGCATCGGCCTGGCCTGCGCCGCGCTGTTTCGCCGGGAGGGCTGGCGGGTCTACGGCGCGGACCTGGATCCCCCGGGCGAGGCCGGGATTTTTTCCGATTTTTGGCGCGTCGATCTGTCCCGGGACGAGGAGGCGGCGGGACTGGCCAGCAGCCTGCTCGAGCACGAAAGCGGGCTAAACTGCCTGGTCAACAACGCGGCCCTGCAGGTGGCCAAGCCCCTGGCCGAAACCACCTCCGAGGAATTTTTCGCCGTGCTGGCCACCAACCTGCACACCCCCTTCCGGTTGAGCGTGGCCCTGCTCGAGGCCCTGGCCCGATCCCGGGGGGCCATCGTCAACATCGCCTCAGTGCACGCCCGGGCCACCTCCCGGGACATCGGGGCCTATGCGGCCAGCAAGGCCGGCCTGGTCTCCCTGACCCGGACCATGGCCCTGGAATTCGCCCCCCTGGGCGTCCGGGCCAACGCCGTGCTGCCCGGGGCCGTGGACACGGACATGCTGCGCCGGGGCCTTGAGCGTGACCTGTTTGGCCCGGGGAGGGAGACGGACCCGGTCCGGGAATTGGCCGGACGCCATCCCCTGGGCCGTATCGGGACCCCGCTGGACATCGCCCGGGCCGTGGTCTTTCTCGCCGACCCGGAAAAGTCGTCCTTCGTGACCGGACAGGGCCTGGCGGTCGACGGCGGCTGCCTGGCGGCGTTATCCACGGAATCGGCGGTCGGTTCATGA
- a CDS encoding glycosyltransferase family 2 protein, which produces MSASCSVVIRCYNEAKRLPRLLFGLSRQTMRDFEVVAVDSGSTDDTPRILAAHGVRTLFLTPGEFSFGRSCNLGCQASRGEYIVFVSAHAYPVYEGWLEELLAPFADPGVAASYGKQRGNHESAFSERRIFEAWYPDRDPGAKGHPFCNNANSAVRRRVWEEIGFDETLTGLEDLDFARRAVERGHSVAYAPAAEVIHVHEERPGTVRDRFRREAIAYRRISPRERFTWWDFCRLCAGNVVSDWRAAWREGVLAREARAIVVFRLMQFLGAYQGMRQTGPVPETLKRRLYYPAAPVPGPASPNGSPSGGRVPYPERL; this is translated from the coding sequence ATGTCCGCCTCCTGCTCCGTCGTCATCCGCTGCTACAACGAGGCCAAACGGCTGCCGAGGCTCCTTTTCGGCCTGTCGCGGCAGACCATGCGTGATTTCGAGGTCGTGGCCGTGGACTCGGGTTCGACGGACGACACCCCCAGGATCCTCGCGGCCCACGGGGTGCGCACCCTGTTTTTGACCCCCGGGGAATTCTCCTTCGGCCGGTCGTGCAACCTGGGCTGCCAGGCCAGCCGGGGGGAATACATCGTCTTTGTCAGCGCCCATGCCTATCCGGTCTACGAGGGATGGCTCGAGGAACTGCTGGCCCCGTTCGCCGATCCCGGCGTGGCCGCAAGCTACGGCAAGCAGCGCGGCAATCACGAGAGCGCCTTTTCGGAGCGGCGGATATTTGAGGCCTGGTATCCGGACCGGGACCCCGGGGCAAAGGGCCACCCCTTCTGCAACAACGCCAACAGCGCCGTGCGCCGCCGGGTCTGGGAGGAGATCGGATTCGACGAGACCCTCACCGGCCTCGAGGATCTGGATTTCGCCCGCCGGGCGGTCGAACGGGGGCATTCGGTGGCCTACGCACCGGCCGCCGAGGTCATCCACGTGCATGAGGAAAGGCCCGGGACCGTGCGTGACCGCTTTCGGCGCGAGGCCATCGCCTACCGGCGCATCTCTCCCCGGGAGCGGTTCACCTGGTGGGATTTCTGCCGGCTCTGCGCCGGAAACGTGGTCAGCGACTGGCGGGCCGCCTGGCGCGAGGGCGTGCTGGCCAGGGAGGCCCGGGCCATCGTGGTCTTTCGGCTCATGCAGTTTCTGGGGGCCTACCAGGGCATGCGCCAGACGGGTCCGGTCCCCGAGACGCTCAAGCGGCGGTTGTACTATCCGGCCGCGCCGGTCCCCGGCCCCGCAAGCCCGAACGGCTCGCCGTCCGGCGGCCGCGTCCCCTATCCGGAGCGTCTGTGA
- a CDS encoding glycosyltransferase, with protein MDRVSVVVPAYNQARYLPICLDSIWFQDYPDVEIVVVDDGSTDGTRQVLDRYVEDVERERASYAAYYDAAGDVVKRTWHPRFPPRGRRLTRLVHQANQGLGAALNTGFGAATGEACTFLAADDTLLPSMVSELMRALTQSEADFAYADMHIVDDAGRILRRFSLPDYSFEACFCRWYLCGVCKLYWRRLHAEHGYYDPKRVSQDHEMYLRFAMGGARFVHVGKVLANVRIHDRDRKVDNHSPEKESRQIADSIELVRLAREFVARARATRGVP; from the coding sequence ATGGACAGGGTGTCCGTCGTGGTCCCGGCCTACAACCAAGCCCGCTATCTTCCAATATGCCTGGATTCGATCTGGTTCCAGGACTATCCGGATGTGGAGATCGTCGTGGTCGACGACGGCTCCACCGACGGCACCCGGCAGGTCCTCGACAGATACGTGGAGGACGTGGAGCGCGAACGGGCCTCCTACGCCGCGTATTATGACGCAGCCGGGGATGTCGTGAAACGGACGTGGCATCCGCGTTTCCCCCCCCGGGGACGCCGCCTGACGCGTCTGGTGCACCAGGCCAACCAGGGGCTGGGCGCGGCGCTCAATACCGGATTTGGGGCCGCGACCGGGGAGGCCTGCACCTTTCTCGCCGCCGACGACACGTTATTGCCGTCCATGGTCTCGGAACTCATGCGCGCCCTGACCCAGAGCGAGGCCGACTTCGCCTATGCCGACATGCATATCGTGGACGACGCGGGGAGGATCCTGCGGCGTTTCTCGCTGCCCGACTACAGCTTCGAGGCCTGCTTTTGCCGCTGGTATCTGTGCGGGGTGTGCAAGCTCTACTGGCGGCGGCTGCATGCCGAGCACGGCTACTACGACCCGAAACGGGTCTCCCAGGACCACGAGATGTATCTTCGCTTCGCCATGGGCGGCGCGCGGTTCGTGCATGTCGGGAAGGTGCTGGCCAACGTCCGCATCCATGACCGGGACAGGAAGGTGGACAACCATTCCCCGGAGAAGGAGTCGCGGCAGATCGCCGACTCCATCGAGCTTGTGCGCCTGGCCAGGGAATTTGTGGCGCGGGCCCGGGCCACGCGCGGCGTCCCGTAA
- a CDS encoding glycosyltransferase family 2 protein, which translates to MKTSPLVSVVVPARDAARFLPDTLRSVLAQGGVALEVIVVDDGSTDDTPAVLRRFSDRITVVSQANAGQSAARNAGVARAAGRFLVFVDADDLFFPGVLRSQLEVLQADPARTMVVCRSLFFTSSDAAGAPIRSGEWRLFREDLDAHLCHFNIAPPHAFMVRREAVERAGGFDPGLRACEDHDLWFRLAVAGPPPAVNPGGLVAYRRHPGGMSRDLDRQRRHDAIMHHRVAATLREVDFPAGGRLEGLLGCLAGCLLTASRLEAGRPGEAGELIGLARDVLDRLGRESPPPGRDPGTAGYFLLRLAATLPRLSGLDQGFSEAVRELRARLARCGGAGVGWRAAWGADPEALERLTARLVF; encoded by the coding sequence ATGAAAACGTCCCCCCTGGTTTCCGTGGTCGTCCCGGCCCGTGACGCGGCCCGGTTCCTGCCGGACACGCTGCGAAGCGTCCTTGCCCAGGGGGGCGTGGCCCTGGAGGTGATCGTGGTCGACGACGGCTCCACGGACGACACCCCGGCCGTGCTCCGGAGGTTTTCGGACCGGATCACGGTTGTGAGCCAGGCCAACGCGGGGCAAAGCGCGGCCAGGAACGCCGGCGTTGCCCGGGCCGCCGGGCGCTTCCTGGTCTTTGTGGACGCCGACGACCTGTTTTTCCCGGGCGTGCTGCGCTCCCAACTGGAGGTCCTTCAGGCCGATCCGGCCCGGACCATGGTGGTGTGCCGCAGCCTGTTCTTCACCTCCAGCGACGCCGCCGGCGCGCCGATCCGAAGCGGGGAGTGGCGGCTTTTCCGGGAGGATCTGGACGCGCACCTGTGCCATTTCAACATCGCCCCGCCCCATGCCTTCATGGTCCGGCGCGAGGCCGTGGAGCGCGCGGGAGGCTTCGACCCGGGGCTTCGGGCCTGCGAGGATCACGACCTGTGGTTTCGGCTGGCCGTGGCCGGGCCTCCCCCGGCGGTCAATCCCGGGGGGCTGGTGGCCTACCGCCGTCATCCGGGCGGCATGTCGCGCGATCTTGACCGGCAACGCCGCCATGACGCGATCATGCACCACCGGGTGGCCGCGACCCTTCGCGAGGTGGATTTCCCGGCCGGGGGCCGGCTGGAGGGGCTTCTCGGCTGTCTGGCCGGGTGCCTGCTGACCGCCTCGCGTCTCGAGGCCGGGCGTCCCGGGGAGGCCGGGGAGCTGATCGGCCTGGCCCGGGACGTCCTGGACCGGCTTGGGCGCGAATCCCCGCCGCCGGGGCGGGATCCGGGGACGGCGGGCTATTTTCTGCTGCGCCTGGCCGCGACCCTGCCGCGCCTGTCCGGACTGGATCAGGGGTTTTCCGAGGCCGTGCGCGAACTGCGGGCCAGGCTTGCCCGGTGCGGCGGGGCCGGTGTGGGATGGAGGGCGGCATGGGGGGCGGACCCCGAGGCCCTGGAGCGGCTGACCGCCCGACTGGTTTTTTAA
- a CDS encoding class I SAM-dependent methyltransferase, translated as MSAPRPSHAPGLENGSPRAAAPFFRQALELLGLGRHQEALAFLDGALLQFGPGAATPEALAARAAILAGLGLPRDTPPPWDWPGGLEDAGTACAVCGQAMGRFETLHGKDWLYCPGCRLLHCRVDEPTLRRMDLGEADGAKKPADSVVHRRELYFCTLFLEGLAWSRVLLYGAGWSLVPGILSERGIHAVGCDLWRPLIAARRSELGPDRFFHRDELPATTFDLISAFEVFEHFARPGRDAAVLADRLAPEGAIVGCTDFWHGGSLARHPSADAAYWRHGVHVTAWTYASMRRLASGLGLTASFFKVDTPGFAAKVFFVLHRGARTGAFVASLPAIFQGVF; from the coding sequence ATGAGCGCGCCAAGGCCTTCCCACGCCCCGGGCCTGGAAAACGGGTCGCCGCGCGCCGCCGCGCCGTTTTTCCGCCAGGCCCTGGAGCTTCTGGGCCTGGGGCGTCACCAGGAGGCGTTGGCCTTTCTCGACGGCGCGCTTCTCCAATTCGGCCCCGGGGCCGCCACCCCGGAGGCCCTGGCCGCCCGGGCCGCGATCCTGGCCGGCCTGGGGCTTCCCCGGGACACCCCCCCGCCCTGGGACTGGCCCGGGGGCCTGGAGGATGCGGGCACGGCCTGCGCCGTGTGCGGGCAGGCCATGGGGCGATTCGAGACGCTTCACGGCAAGGACTGGCTGTACTGCCCGGGCTGCCGGCTTCTGCACTGCCGCGTGGACGAGCCGACCCTGCGGCGCATGGACCTGGGGGAGGCCGACGGGGCCAAAAAACCGGCCGATTCCGTGGTGCACAGACGGGAACTGTATTTCTGCACGCTCTTTCTGGAGGGCCTGGCCTGGTCCCGGGTCCTGCTGTACGGGGCGGGGTGGAGCCTGGTCCCGGGGATTCTCTCCGAACGCGGGATCCATGCCGTGGGGTGCGACCTGTGGAGGCCCCTGATCGCGGCCCGGCGATCCGAACTCGGTCCCGACCGGTTCTTCCACCGCGACGAGCTCCCCGCAACCACCTTTGATCTCATCTCGGCCTTCGAGGTCTTTGAACATTTCGCCCGTCCCGGGCGCGACGCGGCCGTTCTGGCGGACAGGCTGGCCCCCGAGGGGGCCATCGTGGGCTGCACCGATTTCTGGCACGGGGGAAGCCTGGCCCGGCACCCCAGCGCCGACGCGGCCTACTGGCGGCACGGGGTCCACGTCACGGCCTGGACCTACGCAAGCATGCGCCGTCTCGCCTCGGGCTTGGGGCTTACGGCGTCGTTTTTCAAGGTCGATACGCCGGGATTCGCGGCCAAGGTTTTTTTCGTCCTGCACCGGGGGGCCAGGACCGGGGCCTTCGTGGCCTCCCTCCCGGCGATTTTCCAAGGAGTCTTCTGA
- a CDS encoding phosphoglycerate dehydrogenase, which translates to MKWNVLVTAPYLQPVIDRFRPELEARGAALVVPPVLERLEEQDLLPLMADIDGVMCGDDRFTRRVIEASPRLKVLSKWGTGIDSLDAEACRERGVAIRRTRDAFSVPVAETVLGFVLAFTRRIVAGNALMHAGTWEKLPGRTLAECVLGVVGVGDTGRAVVRTMRALGMRVLGHDIREIPDWFVDQTGLEVTDLETLLAESDFVSLHTDLNPTSHHLMSDARFARMRPGAVLINASRGPVTDEAALARALASGRIAGAALDVFEIEPLPADSPLLAMDNVLLSPHNANSSPLYWEKIHRTTIDNLLEELERRP; encoded by the coding sequence ATGAAATGGAACGTGCTGGTGACCGCGCCGTACCTGCAACCCGTCATCGACCGCTTCCGGCCCGAACTCGAGGCCCGGGGCGCGGCCCTGGTGGTGCCGCCGGTGCTGGAGCGTCTCGAGGAACAGGACCTGCTGCCGCTTATGGCCGACATCGACGGGGTGATGTGCGGGGACGACCGCTTCACCCGCCGGGTGATCGAGGCCTCGCCCCGGCTCAAGGTCCTCTCCAAGTGGGGCACCGGGATCGATTCCCTGGACGCCGAGGCCTGCCGCGAACGCGGGGTGGCCATCCGCCGGACCCGGGACGCCTTCAGCGTGCCCGTGGCCGAGACCGTGCTGGGCTTCGTTTTGGCCTTCACCCGGCGCATCGTGGCCGGCAACGCGTTGATGCACGCCGGGACATGGGAGAAGCTTCCCGGCCGGACCCTTGCGGAATGCGTGCTCGGGGTCGTGGGCGTGGGGGATACGGGCAGGGCCGTGGTCCGGACCATGCGCGCCCTGGGCATGCGGGTTTTGGGCCACGACATCCGGGAGATCCCGGACTGGTTCGTGGACCAGACCGGCCTCGAGGTGACGGACCTGGAGACCCTTCTGGCCGAATCCGATTTCGTGTCCCTGCACACGGACTTAAATCCCACCAGCCATCACCTCATGAGCGATGCCCGGTTCGCCCGGATGCGTCCCGGGGCCGTGCTCATCAACGCCAGCCGGGGACCGGTCACGGACGAGGCGGCCCTGGCGCGGGCCCTGGCCTCGGGGCGGATCGCCGGGGCGGCCCTGGACGTCTTCGAGATCGAACCCCTGCCCGCGGACAGTCCGCTTTTGGCCATGGACAACGTGCTGCTCTCCCCGCACAACGCCAATTCCAGCCCCCTGTACTGGGAGAAGATCCACCGGACCACCATCGACAACCTCCTGGAGGAACTGGAGCGGCGGCCATGA